The proteins below are encoded in one region of Cyclopterus lumpus isolate fCycLum1 chromosome 8, fCycLum1.pri, whole genome shotgun sequence:
- the rpsa gene encoding 40S ribosomal protein SA, giving the protein MSGGLDVLQMKEEDVLKFLAAGTHLGGTNLDFQMDQYVYKRKSDGVYIVNLKRTWEKLLLAARAIVAIENPADVCVISSRNTGQRAVLKFASATGATTFHGRFTPGTFTNQIQAAFREPRLLIVTDPRADHQPLTEASYVNIPTIALCNTDSPLRYVDIAIPCNNKGHHSVGLMWWMLAREVLRMRGTISREHPWEVMPDLYFYRDPEEIEKEEQAAAEKAVGKEEFQGEWSAPAAEFTQPEVADWSEGVAVPSVPIQQFPAAAAAPAVKTEDWSTQPATEDWSTAPTAQASDWGGATSDWA; this is encoded by the exons ATGTCCGGAGGTCTAGATGTCCTTCaaatgaaggaggaggatgtgctGAAGTTCCTGGCAGCAGGGACCCACCTGGGAGGTACCAACTTGGACTTCCAGATGGATCAGTACGTGTACAAGAGGAAAAGTGACG GTGTGTACATTGTTAACCTGAAGAGGACTTGGGAGAAGCTACTGCTTGCTGCCAGGGCCATTGTTGCCATTGAAAACCCAGCTGATGTGTGTGTCATCTCCTCCAGAAACACTGGACAG AGAGCCGTGCTGAAGTTCGCCTCTGCCACTGGCGCCACCACCTTCCACGGTCGATTCACCCCCGGTACATTCACCAATCAGATCCAGGCAGCTTTCCGCGAGCCCCGTCTTCTGATTGTGACAGACCCTCGTGCTGACCATCAGCCACTGACTGAGGCTTCCTACGTCAACATCCCCACCATTGCCCTGTGTAACACTGACTCCCCACTGAGATATGTGGACATTGCTATCCCCTGTAACAACAAG GGTCACCACTCTGTTGGTCTGATGTGGTGGATGTTGGCCAGGGAGGTTCTCAGGATGAGGGGAACCATCTCCAGGGAGCACCCATGGGAGGTCATGCCCGATCTGTACTTCTACAGGGATCCAGAGGAG AtcgagaaggaggagcaggctGCTGCAGAGAAGGCTGTCGGGAAGGAGGAGTTCCAGGGTGAATGGAGTGCCCCTGCAGCTGAGTTCACCCAGCCTGAGGTGGCCGACTGGTCTGAGGGTGTTGCTGTGCCATCTGTGCCCATCCAACAGTTCCCTGCTGCCG CGGCTGCTCCGGCTGTTAAGACAG AGGACTGGAGCACCCAGCCGGCCACAGAAGACTGGTCCACAGCCCCCACTGCCCAGGCATCTGACTGGGGTGGCGCTACTTCTGACTGGGCTTAA
- the LOC117734612 gene encoding mitochondrial glycine transporter A-like, which produces MELSLAHPAIKAFVCGSVSGTCSTLLFQPLDLVKTRLQTLQSGVQPGSGRVGMMAVLLSVVRTERLLGLWKGVSPSFARTIPGVGLYFSTYYSLKQHFFQDSSPGAVGAVLLGGGARTVAGVAMLPVTVIKARFECGRYSYGSVTGALRSVCRTEGPAALFSGLVATLLRDVPFSGIYVMFYSQTKASLSKEISTSASAPLANFSCGLLAGVLASLITQPADVVKTHVQVNSQLRTVEAIRCIYMEHRLQGFFRGAVPRALRRTMIAAMAWTVYEQMMARFGLES; this is translated from the exons ATGGAACTGTCACTG GCCCACCCGGCCATCAAAGCCTTTGTGTGCGGCTCCGTCAGTGGGACCTGCTCCACTCTGCTCTTCCAGCCTCTGGATCTGGTCAAGACCCGGCTGCAGACTCTGCAGAGCGGCGTGCAGCCCGG CTCGGGCAGAGTGGGGATGATGGCGGTGCTCCTGAGCGTGGTGCGGACTGAGAGGCTGCTGGGACTGTGGAAAGGAGTTTCACCG TCCTTTGCTCGGACCATCCCGGGAGTGGGGCTCTACTTCAGCACCTACTACTCTCTGAAGCAGCACTTCTTCCAGGACAGCAGCCCGGGGGCCGTGGGGGCCGTGCTGCTGGGAGGCGGGGCCCGGACGGTGGCAGGCGTCGCCATGCTGCCAGTCACTGTCATCAAGGCGCGCTTCGAA tgtggcAGGTACAGTTACGGCAGCGTGACCGGAGCTCTGCGCAGCGTGTGTCGGACTGAAGGTCCCGCGGCTCTGTTCTCCGGCCTGGTGGCCACTCTCCTCAGAGACGTCCCGTTCTCTGGcatctacgtcatgttctacagcCAGACCAAGGCCTCGCTGTCGAAAG AAATCAGCACGTCTGCCTCCGCCCCCCTGGCGAACTTTAGCTGTGGCCTCCTGGCGGGGGTGTTGGCCTCCCTGATCACGCAGCCGGCTGACGTGGTCAAAACGCACGTCCAAGTGAACTCGCAGCTGAGGACGGTCGAGGCAATCCGATGCATCTACATG GAACACAGACTCCAGGGGTTCTTCAGAGGGGCCGTTCCGCGGGCGCTGAGAAGGACCATGATCGCCGCCATGGCGTGGACGGTGTACGAGCAGATGATGGCCCGTTTTGGACTGGAGTCCTGA